A genomic region of Miscanthus floridulus cultivar M001 chromosome 3, ASM1932011v1, whole genome shotgun sequence contains the following coding sequences:
- the LOC136541551 gene encoding glucose-1-phosphate adenylyltransferase large subunit 4, chloroplastic/amyloplastic-like isoform X1 — protein sequence MAYPAAPHASSAFLASPAATLPARRASPPVPRRALSAAAAATTSNCVLADAPREIKEEQADAGAQAARRDVSPDTVASIILGGGAGTRLFPLTRTRAKPAVPVGGCYRLIDIPMSNCINSKINKIYVLTQFNSQSLNRHIARTYNFGEGVGFSGGSVEVLAATQTAGESGKKWFQGTADAVRQFLWLFEDARLKCIENILILSGDHLYRMDYMDFVQKHVDSGADISVACVPMDESRASDFGLMKADRNGRITDFLEKPKGEKLKSMQLDMGLFGLSPEFASTYKYMASMGIYVFKADVLRKLLRGHYPTANDFGSEVIPMAAKDYDVQAYLFDGYWEDIGTIKSFFEANLALTDQSPNFYFYDPVKPIFTSPRFLPPTKVENCKVLNSIVSHGCFLTECSVEHSVIGIRSRLERGVQLKDTMMMGADYYQTEVERLSELSVGKVPVGVGENTKIRNCIIDKNARIGKNVVIMNSENVQEADRPAEGYYIRSGITVVLKNAVILNDTTI from the exons ATGGCGTACCCCGCGGCGCCGCACGCGAGCTCGGCCTTCCTCGCCAGCCCCGCGGCGACGCTccccgcgcgccgcgcctcgCCCCCGGTCCCGCGCCGCGCGTtgtcggccgccgccgccgccaccaccagcaACTGCGTCCTCGCCGACGCCCCCCGGGAGATCAAG GAGGAGCAGGCGGACGCGGGCGCCCAGGCGGCGCGGAGGGACGTCAGCCCGGACACGGTGGCCTCCATCATCCTCGGCGGTGGCGCTGGCACGCGCCTCTTCCCGCTCACGCGGACCAGGGCCAAGCCCGCG GTGCCCGTCGGGGGATGCTACAGGCTCATCGACATCCCGATGAGCAACTGCATAAACAGCAAGATCAACAAGATCTACGTCCTCACCCAGTTCAATTCCCAGTCTCTCAATCGCCATATCGCACGGACATACAACTTTGGTGAGGGAGTTGGATTTAGTGGTGGGTCCGTGGAG GTGCTGGCAGCTACCCAGACAGCTGGGGAATCCGGAAAGAAATGGTTCCAGGGAACAGCAGATGCTGTCAGGCAGTTCCTCTGGCTTTTTGAG GACGCAAGACTCAAATGTATAGAAAACATACTGATTCTGTCTGGCGATCATCTGTATAGGATGGATTACATGGACTTTGTGCAG AAACATGTTGACTCTGGTGCTGATATTTCAGTTGCGTGTGTTCCTATGGATGAAAG TCGAGCATCTGATTTTGGATTGATGAAGGCCGACAGGAATGGTCGTATCACTGATTTCCTTGAAAAGCCTAAGGGTGAAAAATTGAAATCAATG CAATTGGACATGGGATTGTTTGGATTATCCCCAGAGTTTGCAAGTACATACAAATACATGGCTTCAATGGGAATATATGTATTCAAGGCAGATGTTCTCAGAAAGCTTCTGAG AGGCCATTATCCTACAGCTAATGATTTTGGCTCAGAAGTGATTCCAATGGCTGCAAAAGATTATGATGTGCAG GCTTATTTGTTTGATGGTTACTGGGAAGATATTGGAACAATAAAGTCTTTCTTTGAAGCAAACCTTGCTCTCACTGATCAG TCTCCCAACTTCTATTTTTATGATCCCGTGAAACCTATTTTTACATCTCCTAGATTTTTACCTCCAACCAAGGTAGAAAACTGCAAG GTTTTGAACTCTATAGTTTCACATGGCTGCTTTCTAACTGAGTGCAGTGTTGAGCACTCTGTCATTGGTATCCGCTCAAGATTAGAACGGGGAGTGCAGCTCAAG GACACAATGATGATGGGGGCAGATTACTACCAGACTGAAGTTGAGAGACTATCTGAACTGTCAGTTGGAAAAGTTCCAGTCGGTGTTGGAGAGAACACTAAAATAAG GAACTGTATCATTGATAAAAATGCTCGAATTGGGAAGAATGTAGTCATTATGAACTCTGAG
- the LOC136541551 gene encoding glucose-1-phosphate adenylyltransferase large subunit 4, chloroplastic/amyloplastic-like isoform X2, which translates to MAYPAAPHASSAFLASPAATLPARRASPPVPRRALSAAAAATTSNCVLADAPREIKEEQADAGAQAARRDVSPDTVASIILGGGAGTRLFPLTRTRAKPAVPVGGCYRLIDIPMSNCINSKINKIYVLTQFNSQSLNRHIARTYNFGEGVGFSGGSVEVLAATQTAGESGKKWFQGTADAVRQFLWLFEDARLKCIENILILSGDHLYRMDYMDFVQKHVDSGADISVACVPMDESRASDFGLMKADRNGRITDFLEKPKGEKLKSMQLDMGLFGLSPEFASTYKYMASMGIYVFKADVLRKLLRGHYPTANDFGSEVIPMAAKDYDVQAYLFDGYWEDIGTIKSFFEANLALTDQSPNFYFYDPVKPIFTSPRFLPPTKVENCKVLNSIVSHGCFLTECSVEHSVIGIRSRLERGVQLKNVQEADRPAEGYYIRSGITVVLKNAVILNDTTI; encoded by the exons ATGGCGTACCCCGCGGCGCCGCACGCGAGCTCGGCCTTCCTCGCCAGCCCCGCGGCGACGCTccccgcgcgccgcgcctcgCCCCCGGTCCCGCGCCGCGCGTtgtcggccgccgccgccgccaccaccagcaACTGCGTCCTCGCCGACGCCCCCCGGGAGATCAAG GAGGAGCAGGCGGACGCGGGCGCCCAGGCGGCGCGGAGGGACGTCAGCCCGGACACGGTGGCCTCCATCATCCTCGGCGGTGGCGCTGGCACGCGCCTCTTCCCGCTCACGCGGACCAGGGCCAAGCCCGCG GTGCCCGTCGGGGGATGCTACAGGCTCATCGACATCCCGATGAGCAACTGCATAAACAGCAAGATCAACAAGATCTACGTCCTCACCCAGTTCAATTCCCAGTCTCTCAATCGCCATATCGCACGGACATACAACTTTGGTGAGGGAGTTGGATTTAGTGGTGGGTCCGTGGAG GTGCTGGCAGCTACCCAGACAGCTGGGGAATCCGGAAAGAAATGGTTCCAGGGAACAGCAGATGCTGTCAGGCAGTTCCTCTGGCTTTTTGAG GACGCAAGACTCAAATGTATAGAAAACATACTGATTCTGTCTGGCGATCATCTGTATAGGATGGATTACATGGACTTTGTGCAG AAACATGTTGACTCTGGTGCTGATATTTCAGTTGCGTGTGTTCCTATGGATGAAAG TCGAGCATCTGATTTTGGATTGATGAAGGCCGACAGGAATGGTCGTATCACTGATTTCCTTGAAAAGCCTAAGGGTGAAAAATTGAAATCAATG CAATTGGACATGGGATTGTTTGGATTATCCCCAGAGTTTGCAAGTACATACAAATACATGGCTTCAATGGGAATATATGTATTCAAGGCAGATGTTCTCAGAAAGCTTCTGAG AGGCCATTATCCTACAGCTAATGATTTTGGCTCAGAAGTGATTCCAATGGCTGCAAAAGATTATGATGTGCAG GCTTATTTGTTTGATGGTTACTGGGAAGATATTGGAACAATAAAGTCTTTCTTTGAAGCAAACCTTGCTCTCACTGATCAG TCTCCCAACTTCTATTTTTATGATCCCGTGAAACCTATTTTTACATCTCCTAGATTTTTACCTCCAACCAAGGTAGAAAACTGCAAG GTTTTGAACTCTATAGTTTCACATGGCTGCTTTCTAACTGAGTGCAGTGTTGAGCACTCTGTCATTGGTATCCGCTCAAGATTAGAACGGGGAGTGCAGCTCAAG